Proteins encoded by one window of Vitis vinifera cultivar Pinot Noir 40024 chromosome 10, ASM3070453v1:
- the LOC100259770 gene encoding probable F-box protein At4g22030 codes for MEWAESRQSAVNVPKSDLPSSAIQPVALYKYHQPPLFSSHQTTNNRKTREIRTPSMSSLQSSSLILSSSKRSINAAIHLPKARTPASFSIPKPPLTTNLKVAEELKIGDGLITEKSSVKAADSAATAKLYAILEAVVDRVEMHVNLGEQRNNWNTLLLNSINMITLAAATMAGVSASVGVGEPLLAFKVSSTLLFSAATGMLLVMNKIQPSQLAEEQRNAARLFRQLQAQIETVLAVRTPTQADVESVMEKVLALDKAYPLPLLGVMIEKFPETFQPAVWWPGNDSHQGRRELEKECNENNGWSEKMEVEMREVVKVLKRKDAEDYMRLGNLGLKMNKVLAISGPFLTGMAAAASALAGPSSQSPWAATLAVAAGSLASVVNTLEHGGQVGMVLEMYRNCTGFFQNMEESIESTLGETELQKRENGELFEMKVALQLGRSLSQLRDLAGEADSTNEFASKLF; via the coding sequence ATGGAATGGGCCGAGTCAAGGCAGTCTGCAGTCAATGTTCCAAAGTCTGACCTACCCTCTTCAGCTATTCAACCAGTTGCTCTCTATAAATACCATCAACCGCCTCTCTTCTCTTCACATCAAACCACAAACAACAGAAAAACCAGAGAGATCAGAACCCCATCAATGTCTTCTTTACAGTCTTCCTCTCTTATACTCTCTTCTTCCAAGAGATCAATCAACGCTGCTATCCATCTTCCAAAGGCTAGAACACCGGCCAGTTTCTCCATTCCAAAGCCACCCTTGACAACAAACCTCAAGGTTGCTGAGGAGTTGAAGATCGGAGATGGGTTGATCACAGAAAAAAGCAGTGTGAAAGCTGCTGATTCTGCAGCCACAGCCAAGCTTTACGCAATCTTGGAGGCTGTGGTTGATAGGGTGGAGATGCACGTCAATCTTGGAGAGCAGAGAAATAACTGGAACACCCTTCTGTTGAATTCTATCAATATGATCACTCTCGCTGCTGCTACCATGGCCGGGGTTTCGGCCAGTGTTGGGGTTGGAGAGCCCCTTTTGGCTTTTAAGGTGTCGTCTACTCTCTTGTTCTCTGCTGCCACTGGCATGCTGCTTGTGATGAACAAGATCCAGCCGTCCCAGCTGGCGGAAGAGCAGCGAAACGCGGCGAGGTTGTTCAGGCAACTCCAAGCCCAGATTGAAACTGTACTCGCTGTTCGGACCCCAACTCAAGCGGATGTCGAGAGTGTGATGGAGAAGGTCTTGGCTCTGGACAAAGCTTACCCACTTCCACTGCTTGGTGTAATGATCGAAAAGTTCCCGGAAACGTTCCAGCCAGCTGTTTGGTGGCCGGGAAATGATTCTCACCAAGGAAGGAGAGAATTAGAGAAAGAATGTAATGAGAATAATGGATGGAGTGAGAAGATGGAAGTGGAAATGAGGGAGGTGGTCAAAGtgttgaaaagaaaagatgCTGAAGACTACATGAGACTAGGCAACCTGGGGTTGAAGATGAACAAAGTCTTAGCCATCTCAGGCCCTTTCCTCACTGGTATGGCAGCAGCCGCCTCCGCTCTTGCAGGGCCTTCTTCCCAAAGCCCATGGGCGGCGACACTGGCAGTTGCCGCCGGATCATTGGCCAGCGTTGTTAACACCCTGGAGCATGGTGGGCAAGTTGGGATGGTGCTGGAAATGTACAGAAACTGCACAGGCTTCTTCCAAAACATGGAAGAATCCATTGAGTCCACACTTGGAGAGACTGAACTtcagaagagagaaaatggagagTTGTTTGAAATGAAGGTGGCTTTGCAGTTGGGAAGAAGCTTGTCACAGCTTAGAGATCTCGCAGGAGAGGCAGATTCCACAAATGAATTTGCAAGCAAGCTCTTCTGA
- the LOC100258242 gene encoding peroxisomal membrane protein PMP22 isoform X1: MGSLAKKGLQQYLLQLQHHPLRTKAITAAVLSAVSDIVSQKLSGIQKLQLKRLLLKVLLGFVYLGPFGHFLHILLDKLFKGKKDSKTVAKKVVLEQLTASPWNNFVFMVYYGLVIEGRNWSQVKTKIKKDYPAVQYTSWTFWPVVGWVNHQYVPLQLRVIFHSVIACAWYNPCFPVFPLPPKHIHLLSNGIFLHFVFHILGEYF; this comes from the exons ATGGGATCATTGGCGAAGAAGGGTTTGCAGCAGTACCTTTTACAACTTCAGCATCACCCTTTGAGAACCAAG GCCATTACAGCGGCTGTGTTGTCAGCTGTCAGTGACATAGTTTCTCAAAAGCTATCTGGTATTCAGAAACTTCAACTGAAGCGTCTTCTTCTCAAAGTG CTTCTTGGATTTGTTTATCTTGGGCCCTTCGGACATTTTCTGCATATACTACTGGATAAGCTTTTTAAGGGGAAGAAAGATTCAAAGACAGTGGCCAAGAAG GTGGTCCTCGAACAGTTGACTGCTTCACCTTGGAACAACTTTGTATTTATGGTCTACTATGGGCTGGTTATTGAGG GAAGAAACTGGTCCCAGGTGAAAACTAAGATCAAGAAGGATTATCCTGCAGTGCAGTATACATCATGGACG TTCTGGCCGGTGGTAGGATGGGTCAATCACCAGTATGTACCACTCCAGTTGCGTGTCATCTTCCATAGTGTCATTGCATGTGCCTGGTATAATCCTTGTTTCCCTGTTTTCCCACTTCCTCCCAAACATATACACCTTCTTTCTAATGgaatatttttgcatttcgtttttcatattttagggGAATATTTCTGA
- the LOC100258242 gene encoding peroxisomal membrane protein PMP22 isoform X2, giving the protein MGSLAKKGLQQYLLQLQHHPLRTKAITAAVLSAVSDIVSQKLSGIQKLQLKRLLLKVLLGFVYLGPFGHFLHILLDKLFKGKKDSKTVAKKVVLEQLTASPWNNFVFMVYYGLVIEGRNWSQVKTKIKKDYPAVQYTSWTFWPVVGWVNHQYVPLQLRVIFHSVIACAWGIFLNLQARSIAAKKA; this is encoded by the exons ATGGGATCATTGGCGAAGAAGGGTTTGCAGCAGTACCTTTTACAACTTCAGCATCACCCTTTGAGAACCAAG GCCATTACAGCGGCTGTGTTGTCAGCTGTCAGTGACATAGTTTCTCAAAAGCTATCTGGTATTCAGAAACTTCAACTGAAGCGTCTTCTTCTCAAAGTG CTTCTTGGATTTGTTTATCTTGGGCCCTTCGGACATTTTCTGCATATACTACTGGATAAGCTTTTTAAGGGGAAGAAAGATTCAAAGACAGTGGCCAAGAAG GTGGTCCTCGAACAGTTGACTGCTTCACCTTGGAACAACTTTGTATTTATGGTCTACTATGGGCTGGTTATTGAGG GAAGAAACTGGTCCCAGGTGAAAACTAAGATCAAGAAGGATTATCCTGCAGTGCAGTATACATCATGGACG TTCTGGCCGGTGGTAGGATGGGTCAATCACCAGTATGTACCACTCCAGTTGCGTGTCATCTTCCATAGTGTCATTGCATGTGCCTG ggGAATATTTCTGAATCTACAAGCAAGGTCGATTGCAGCAAAGAAAGCCTAA